The following coding sequences are from one Candidatus Rokuibacteriota bacterium window:
- the groES gene encoding co-chaperone GroES produces MKIRPLHDRILLKRLEEQEEERRGGIIIPDSAKEKPQRGKVIAVGDGKMLENGKRVPLDVKAGDQVLFGKYAGSEVKIEDEEYLILREEDILGILE; encoded by the coding sequence ATGAAGATTCGTCCGTTGCACGATCGCATCCTTCTCAAGCGCTTGGAGGAACAGGAGGAAGAGCGCCGCGGGGGCATTATCATCCCGGACAGTGCGAAAGAGAAGCCCCAGAGGGGAAAAGTCATCGCGGTGGGCGATGGCAAGATGCTCGAAAACGGCAAGCGGGTCCCCCTGGACGTGAAGGCGGGCGACCAGGTGCTTTTCGGCAAGTACGCGGGGTCCGAGGTCAAGATCGAGGACGAGGAGTACCTGATCCTTCGGGAAGAGGATATTCTCGGAATTCTTGAATAA